The Xiphophorus maculatus strain JP 163 A chromosome 5, X_maculatus-5.0-male, whole genome shotgun sequence nucleotide sequence TgtaatttcagatgttttttttaaaaatgtcttccagatcCAGTGTAAAAATGATCTGTAAGAGtgagtatttgttttattatgttacttgaaaTTGGACTCAAAGCAGCAATATCATTAACTTGACCCGATAACTTTTGGGACAATTTTTTGTCTAGCAAAATTAGTTACTGTGACAGGCTTAACAAATCTGCATAAATAAAGTTCTGCTCCAACACAATGTAAACAGAGTTGACAGCAGGAGGCAACATCAGTGACCCAGAGAAGCTGTGAACTAGCCATAAAAGCACTTCAGCGTTTGAGCTGCGAAATGCTGAATCATGCTGGtgctggcagcatcatgctgtggggtttATTTACATCAGCAGGAACCAGGAAGTTGGTCAGAGCTGATCGGAAGATGGatgaaactaaacacaaaacaacctTGTTACACTCTGGGAGACTAGATTAAAGCATTTTGTTCCGTAGGAATGACCGAGTCGAAGTCCAGAACTAAATGTGTGATGATCATGAGTTTCAACTTTGACCCCGTTGCCCCTGCAGAGCTGAATCAAGTGAGTGCATTTCAGCAGGAAACGACCCATCACCTGGGTTTCTCTTTAGCTTGTAGTGACGAGTCGAAAGAGAAACAAACGCACACGACTGAGCATTGTATAACCCACAGAAGAGCGTCCCCGCTCAGTGACTCACCGTGAAGTTCTCCCCGAGCCAACAGTAGAACTGGATGTACCAAAACATGACCCAGAAGTGGGGCTAGTCCTTACATAAGCCCGAACGGAATTAGATTTCCGCGCCATCTACCTGCCCTCCTTCACACAAATCGCCGTTCACCCCCGCTTCGCTGCTGGCACTGAAAAAGGTCACCATCTCCTGGCTTGTTTTCATCCAAATATCACAGGGAGCTGGCGTGGAAAACCCGAAACAGGCGCGACATAGTCGTCTGGGAGTTTGTAAGGGACGGCAGTGTCGCGATAAAACGCGACACCACGGACAATAAATTCAAGAAAATGGGAAATAGCGCTGACAGCAGGACCCTAATGATAGAAGGTTGTAAGGCGACACAACAGCCGCacaaacatgctaacaaaaccATGCCTCAAACTATTTCTGCTACGAACCACTTGCTCGTTTATCAAAGCAGTCCGTGAAAGTATTAACTGTCACTGAGACGATATATttctgggggggaaaaaagaaaggaaactcACGTAGTCTGGCTCAATTCCTCCACCATGGTACCGATCTGTGGCTACATAGGAAGGAGGAGGGGTGGGGAAGCTATAACTCACCGTGACTAAGCATTGTGCCGAGCCTCCCCTGGGCCTTCATAATAAAAGCTTCCCCTAGCGCGCGAGGACTGCCTCCGTTGACGTGTAAAGGAGAGCGAGGGCGTCGCGACCCCgggggcttttattgtgaaggaatTCTCAGAATGACGGAAAAGCAAGCCAGAACTATATTCAGTGCCAAAACATGCAGCCCATTCAACTTTACTGTTCAATGTAAAGTAAACTCCGCAGTACAGAGATTTGGGAGTTGATGAAATCCCATCCAGTCGCAGAAAACACACAGTTATTGCTTGATTCAAGAAAACTatcattgaaaaacatttttttacagcaaatttATAGCAAAGCAAACACTGCAGTTCTAACAAGGTATTTATTGCATCAATAACCcaactaaacaatatttttaataaataactaatCTCATAACCCACACTGCTTCTGTTATGTAAGAATTGTTTACCTCAAACTTGCCTCTCAAATGTTTTTCGTCacagtaaatatgtttaaaaacagcTCCCACACAGTGAAATCAGCTTGCCCCAGGCTGGTGCTGACGCATCAGTTTGTCCCtctttcaaaatatatataaactagTTCAGGTCAATAAGGTGTCGTGGAGCAACATTTCCTTCTCAAGCAATAGGTGGCGCCAAAGCTTAACATTTAGAGTTTATAGGTCCAACGAGCAGCTGCTCTAACATGAGTTGTATCACGTTAGATGTCTCAGTGAACTAAGCATGTGTCCCTTGTCAACGCTGACAAATGACCTACAGCTTTTACCGTCCAACGCAATTTATTGTATGATTTCAACAGCAGGAAGGAAGTCCTGACTGTTTGACCTCTATCTGCAGCAGATACATTTCTGGTGGATACAGTCAACATCTGGGAGGACATCTGCACCGGTGCAAATCACATATAAAAAATGGTGGTTTATTGTAACAGAGCCAAGTTTCTAGACAACAGTGTCTTTAGGTCACAACACAAGGGAAAAACTGCGGGGTCTTGCAAATCTATGTATGCCTTAATGTAGCTTAATTCTGTTGAGCTCAGTTGGATTTAAAAGCACAGGGACATTTAATGTACTAAATAAGTTTCTTCAGAGTCGTTACAGATTGTGATAAGTTAACTCTTTTAACAGAAAGGATATTCTAGAAATATGATCAAGTCGTCTCTTCCTGCAAACATCCTGTAGCTGTATTGTGAAAAGGATTTTAGGAGTTGTCCATTATGATCGTAATTTCATAAAGAAGCCTTTTTTGCACAATCATCTCCCGAGGCTGCAGTGCAgaccccagaacagaaccagccttcatTATGAGCTTGTTCATATTTTCAATTCACTGGCTCTGTTGCTGCAAACTCTACTGAGGACAGCAGAAATTCCACTCTCCTAGGTAGACTTAAACAAGAAATGCAGCTTTACTGCCATCTACCTGTTTATATAATCATTTCTTTCATATTGTTCACATTGAACATGAAATGATAGCTTCTGCAGTATGCCGTGTCATGTTAcatccacaaacttcagtgtcgtaaacaaacaaaaagtaggGCATAATTTTGATGTGAGAGGAAAGCTACTTTTGTAGTTTTACAGTCTGGGGAAGGGTTGAATTCATTTGGATTCATTAGAGGATAAAGAGTAGGAGGACGTTCAAACCCTCTCTCTGATCACAAAAGGCAATGTGAATTTTTTGGCAAACAAAATGGATGTTGTGGACCATCTGGAGATTCTTGTGCAAAGAAAGAGTCTTCATAAAATGAAGATCATCACAGACAACCCTGAGCACCCTCTTTATCACACAACAACACTGTGTCTTCACTTAGAGATGTCTTCATCTATAGTAATATAGACTGCAACAGGAACTCGTCACCTACGTTTTGCAAATCTACAACAAATCTTCAATTTcttacccctaaataaaatccttgcAACCATCTGCCCTCAAAAATCACCTGTAAAGGGATTTGTAAAGAAAGCTCACCCCTTTGTATAAAAAgtgctgttctgtgaaggtcttAAGCGGTTTGTTAGAGATCCATTCTTGCAGGAATTTCTACTAGAGcgttttcttcttcacaaatgTGGACATTACTTATATCAATGTATGGTGATAATAAATTTCACCTatgtttttttcaagaaaaagcagaataaCAAAGGGTGCGTGTTCATTGTTTCATAAGAGGAGTGTTGAATTGTGTTCAAGCCAGTCTGAGACCAGCAGACCTTGATGTGTGCTGCCCAATGTCATTAACAGATGTGAGACGGGGGGCTGACTTCCTGTGGTACTTACAACTTCAGTCGCTCGAGACAAAATACACCCAGCCTCATTTAGATCtgttacagaaaatgaaaataaatcacaaactcTTTGGAAtcacttaaaatgtatttttttattatgatttctTTTATGAAAAGAAAGGTTATGTTGGATTTAGACTGTTACAAAAAAAGGTATAATTTATAGTACAGATGTTACAAAAACGTGTTCTGAAACCCAGAAAGTCCACCACACAGATCTCAGTATAAAAAACAGCATTAATCATTCAAGCTACAAAAGTGGTTCTCAGCCTggttttattctaaaaatgcGTACCTCACATTAGAAGCAGAAATGTTCCAGGTGAACAGTAAAATAAGGGATCTGAGAGTGAATACATCCACACCCTAAGTAATTAAATGAACACACACTTTTGTCAAATAAAGTTCTGACGcacctgattaaaaaaaaaaacatttacagatcaTGATGTGCTCACTCACCAGCCAGCTGATTCAGGTTCAGTCATCGTTAAACTGTCAGCATGTtgcaacagaaaaaagcaaTAACAATTTTACAAGTGCACATTAGTCATAGCACAGATGTattgacattttgtcatgttcatttatctttttctttcgGTATAGCAGTTGAACTGCGGGTGACTGGGTGACATTTTACAAGAATAGGACACCTACCCAAAGACCAACTATTTCTCCGTCAAACTTTAGCACTCAGTCATTTCAAAATGCTGTGTGGGGGGGTTTGGTTTGCACCTCTCCTCCCTCAATAAGACCACAATGTTCTCCACTGCATTCTGTGGTTGTGTCACTGAGAAGTGAGATACCTCTTTCCTGGTATCTGTTAGACATCACTTAACTCTTTACAGACAGGCAAGTGTTTGCAAAAGAATCATATCTGAACAAAATTGAAGCACCTCGAGTTTCCGAACCAGCGGAAACCCAAGCATCAGCAAAAGCAGGCATCATAGACTGCAAGTGCTGTCTTAAAAAGTCCTTAAGaattcaaagacagaaaataatacCAGTTTTATAATCTTTGGTATGTGTAGGCTATCAATTTGACCAAACCCATTTTTACTAGTGAAAGAGGAGATGCAAAACTCCAAGAACTATATCCATGGACATATTCAACATGATTTATAAAGttagttaatttaatttactcaAACCACCTTCAACCACACTTTAACATTGCTTAGACAGAAGGAAAtgtcttttcattcttttaagCTAAACTCTGCTTGGAGGATAAAGtcttaatgtcttttttttgtgcctcCATTTGTAGTTCATTCCAACTATTCAGTTTTCAGGTTTATCCCACAGACCTCTCTTTCCATTATTGGAATATTTTCTTTGTGCACTGCAAGGTTCTTTCACAGCCTTTTGGACTCTGCATATAAAAGTTTCAATCTTTATGACTTAAAAAGTTTAGGATAAAGAGATTTAATCGTGGATGGAGAGGTTACTGCATTCCCCGAGGAAATGGTTGTATCCAGTCCATGGTCCAGTTTTTGAGAAGGTACCTCAGTTTTACTGAAACTGCACTCTATAAATGGCATCCCAATCTTCTTGACCTGTCCATCTTTGGTCATCAGACACGACTGACAGAGTAGCCTCAGAATGGCTCTCCTCATGTCCTTGCTGGTCAAAGTATAGATGATTGGGTTGAGGAACGAATTGAGGATGGCTACTCCCAAGAAGTAGTCTGCCTTTTTGAGCATCGGGCACTGGCCTGTGGGGCAGAAAAAGTCCAAGAGAAGGAGGATGAAGAGGGGCAGCCAACAAGCAATGAAGACCCCCACCACAATAGTGACAGTCTTGAGGAGGGCGATGTACTTCTGCGTCACCCTGGCGAGGCTGTTTCTCATGCTGGATTTCAGGCTCAGCCGCTGCCGCCTCGTGTTGGTGCGGACAATGCGGAAAACCCGAGCATAGAGGACCACAATGGACAAAAGCACCGTGCTGAACACAGACACACTAAAAAGGATGTAGCTTTTGGCATAAAGTGGGAGCACGGTTGAACATTGGTCCAATCTGTTTATGCAGTTCCATCCCAAAATAGGGAGAACCCCCAGAAATGCTGACAGGGCCCAACTTCCACCAATCAGTGCAATCATCCGACCCCGTTTTGCACCGTGGTATGGACGCATTGTCACCATAGTGACGTGACGTTCAATTGCAATGGCCAGCAGGCTAATGATGGACGCAGCCAGAGTGATGAAGACCCCTCCTTCTCTGAGGAACCATAGCAACGGTGTCAGTTTCAAAGTATTGTGTCCTGACATCAGGATGTTGGCCATGTAGGTGACACCTGCCAGCAGGTCTGACAGAGTCAAGTTTCCCAGCAGGTAATACATGGGCAGGTGGAACTTCTTGTTCTTCCAAATGGCAATGAGCACCACTGCATTCTCCAAGATGATGAGGAGACACACCACCAGGAATACAATGCTCTCAGGTTTCAGATCCTCACGATTCTTGAGCTTGCCAGTGTAGTTGTAATGCTTACAAATGACAGACTTATTGTGGTAATCCCAGAAGAACTCAAAGTAGCTGGCAGAAGAGGAAGGtgaggaggtggaggccatGGTTGTGGAGGGGTTAGTCCCTGCAGGGTCAGAAGATGACGCACCCATGCGGAATGCTGCTTTTTACCTTCTCTTCCTGCAGCTGGGATTATGAAGTCATTTCGTTGACTTGCAGCTGACAGCAAGAGCAGGAAACATCAAATTAAGGAAGAGCCTTCAGTAAATGGAGAAGTGTGATGAAAATGAtgcagatgttttctttatCGCCAGCAGACGGTGCTCTTGAGCTCTGGTTGGCTGTAGGCTCCAATTACtatggaaacattaaaaaaattcaatgtaGCGGCACTAAATCATTAACTCATAAAAGTTTACAAAGCTGAGTCAAAGATAcatgcattttgaaaaaaaagaggaacatgTAAATATGTCACCCTgagcaaaacattaaattacattGCATATTAATTCATAAGCAGATGAGATATGCACTCTATTTGGATTAATAAGGTAGATTTTcatattaaaagataaaaagatgATGTACAACTATTGCTATAATCATTTCAGTTATGGTTGAGGTTTGTGTGCCCCAGTAAAATTGTTAGACAGCAACCACTTCAACATGTAATCTATAACATTTGCAGCTGGTTCTGGTGTTGCAGAGTAACAAAAGTATGACACAAAAATAGACTTTTAAGAGAATCAAAAGATTTCTAAAACTATTTCAACTTCATTTAAAAGGAGTTTAATAGTCATTTGTAACCATGGTTGTATTTCTCttggtttttattaaaagtgcATATCCTATTTTTCAATCTGACTACTTTAGCATGCAGTGTGCTGTAAAAATGCCATAAAATTGCCATTGATTGtaaaaaaatccaagaaaacAGAGACTAGATTTTCACCAATCgattaacatttaaacatttaattattaaatattttgtttgtgtacctaaaataattataaaaagtGAATGTGTCCCTAAATCCTTTATAGCACTGAAAATATATAATGATAGTTTTTGACCTTTTGCGTTATACTACAACTAAAATGTAGTATTCATGTTTCAATTGATCCAACTTTGCCTTGGTATTGCCTTGCTCTAGTGAAATAGATGTTGCCTTCACATGCAAAAGTATTACAATACATTTCTTTATGCTCATACCAAAACTTATGCTCAGGATAACCATAGTTTCCTTCTACTTAACTCGTTCTATAAACAATCTGCATCATTAACAAGAATATCTAAAGTAAAGGTTTTTGATGATAAAGTCTTTAACATTTAATCCAACTGAAAAGCTTTGCAGTAAATATTACCTGGGAAGCAATGTCGTGCTGAGGTTATCCTGCCATTCATCTGATAATTTCACTCAAGAGAATCCAAACATGTGCGGCAAGTTAGTCACCGTCAAACTGACAAGGCAGAGGGAGTGAAGTCTTCAGTTGAAACATGCAACGGCTCTGGGGGTTGGTCTTAACGCAAACAGTCTCTCCCCCTTACATTCTCTCAAACTAGCTCTCACTCAGTGTTGCGGTATACTGCACTTCACAAGCAGCTTTTGCTTCCTTAGATTTTGatgccatttatttttctggacGTTTTAATGCAGAACTTGTAGGTGTGTGACCTATATACACGATGTGAAAGCTGAAAAGATATTACTCACCTGCTGCCAAACAGGAACAGATGATTAAGGGCAACACTGACTCGAAGACATCTTCATATCAAGTGAGACTTCCTCTCAAGATAAGAGCCCATCCTAGCAGAAGAAATGAAAGCTTCCCTCATTTTAAATCCAGAGTAGGCTGAAAGAGAACCGAGCGGCTCCAGAACCTATAGAATGAAATTGTTGCACAAGTCaggttttcaaatgtttttttgtgtacaAGTGATACACCTTATCTCTGTTCCTTCAgttaaagcactttaaactcTGAGAATGATACATATTGCTTTGCTTTGTGAACTTTATCAATGGTTCCGTAATATCTATAATGAATGTCTGAACATGGTTGATATCAATGGAATATTTGTTGACGAATGGTGCTTGATGTTAATGGGAAGGCTTCCACGAATCAAATTCATTTTAGGGTCCCACACAGCCTTTGATAGTCTTTGTCTAAACCATGCTTATTAAATAGCACAGATGAAGATCTGTCCAAATGAAGATCTAAAATCAGAGATAAAACTGACAGCTGTTTATACTTGGATAAGACATAATCAAGTATGtattttttccagtgttttctaaaaggaacagatttttattaaagctggaagaacaagtttaaaaacaaagacgACTCAGCAACCCTCTCCgttaaaagcaacattttcttcatcccttttacatttattgcatACGAGCTTATATAAGAAACACATAACTTTGTTGGAAACAATTACATGGCCATTTTGAAATCCAAATTCCCACAACCCGTCAGCAAGATTTTGGCATGTTTTGACACGCCTCCTTGGTTCACCTGTGAAACTTTGCCTGTCAGCTCTGAACAAGATTCATCAGGACAAAGTAAAGCAGGTGAGGGGTGACAGTAATGCTAGAGAAgccaaaaacgttttttttttgtaacttgcTTCAGCTTTCTAAACTCAGATTCCTTAGGATACACATGCTGCCCTCATCATTCAACATGATCctgtatataaatacataaatgtgaaaCAGCTGTGACTTAAACAAGGTTTCTTGCACTGAGTGTTTTCTCAGATGGGAATCCTGTTCTGAAATCCGGATGCTTTTCTGACACATTACACCGCAGCAATGCCTTATTAAAACAGTGGTTTCCTTCTTCTGAACTGGTTTGTTGAGATTTTACCTAGTTTCAATGGAGGGATCATCTGTCTTCTTTGAGGCTGAACTGTACCTAAACAAAggattttcattgttttgtattATGGTCACACCTTCTCTGAATTTCAATATCTCCCATGCTTTTCACCACAGCCAGCATCATGACAGAGTCAAGTGGCTGCTTTCTGGGCTGATAAAATATGTGGACAGCTTTGACAGTTACTGACACTACAGTCCGTAAATACATCAGCAGAAAACTTAATGCAGAcgagtatttaaaaaaatatgcagaacacgttctgtgtctgtgttgccctgtgatggactggggAAATGGACAACCTTTTAACAACGATAGTTGAAGCAGTTTTTCTGAGTCCTGAGCTTCATTGTTTGCTGCTATAAACTCTCTACATCAGATTCTCATGTACTTTAAGCACTTGTTAGTCTTCTTAAAGTGTTCTGATCACACCCACAAAGTCACACAATACTCAAAAAACATACATGTAAAACACTCTGGAAGCCCACCACACAAATTCAGCTGATAGCTTAGCAACTTTCTCTTTGCTGCTCTGAGCATACATTGTGCCTTGATTAAATCACATTCTCTCAAAGTTATCTACCCCTTGTGAACAGGTCAGAAGCCACTTGTCCATTGTCAAGTCTCACTAATCCCTGGTTCAGTTCTTGCCAAGCAGCGTGTTTCTCTGTTGACAGTTTGTTCCTTACTATATGGGCCTATACTATAGGCAGGAACGTCATGAGCTCAGGCGCTGGTTGGCACTCTGATTATGCTATTCTGCGTTTATAACCTTGGGGagcccgttttttttttttttctgtatatttgtttatttccctGTCCAGTTAATGTTGAAGGTGCTTCAATTGATAAAAAGGTTCTGAATTCAAGGTCTGAACATGAAATTCCCCAAATCTATGATCTCATCGCGGATTGAAAATAGCAGTTGAGATGTTGTTGTTGATTCAAATCCATGGTCCAGTCAGTGAATGCAACCTGCTGCCAATCAAATTGCCGTGCGTGATACCTGGCTAAGTTTGGTTTGTATCACTCCTGAGATGGTtccaaaaaatagttaaatGGGGGAAATGGAGATGAATCTGATCGGAGCCGGCTTGGGAGGAACCGTAACTTCTTCAATACTGAACGCTTATTTTTCCATTACagacaaactttttaaacatactTCCACCACAACTGGAAACTTGTCCATGGCGTCCCCTGCGCCATTTATGTATGTTTTCCACCTACGTACATTCCCGGATGTGAAACAGTGCATGTAGGAGGAGATTCTTCAAAATAGTCATTAGACACTAATATCCTGATGTGACAAAAGCAGTGGCCTCACATCCGAGTCTGAAGTGAAGAAACAGAAGTCTGAGAAATCCCTCAGACTTCTCTGAGGGAGACTAAGGCAGCATGAACAGGAAAGTCATTTCAAGAATGTAATCACCTTCCTGTTTGAAATGATGTCCTTTTTGATCTTTGATCATTTGTGGCCAATTTTGTGTTGGAatcttcttttcctcttctaACTTTCCGTTTCCACCCTCTTAGACTGCAGAT carries:
- the LOC102236819 gene encoding sphingosine 1-phosphate receptor 1-like codes for the protein MGASSSDPAGTNPSTTMASTSSPSSSASYFEFFWDYHNKSVICKHYNYTGKLKNREDLKPESIVFLVVCLLIILENAVVLIAIWKNKKFHLPMYYLLGNLTLSDLLAGVTYMANILMSGHNTLKLTPLLWFLREGGVFITLAASIISLLAIAIERHVTMVTMRPYHGAKRGRMIALIGGSWALSAFLGVLPILGWNCINRLDQCSTVLPLYAKSYILFSVSVFSTVLLSIVVLYARVFRIVRTNTRRQRLSLKSSMRNSLARVTQKYIALLKTVTIVVGVFIACWLPLFILLLLDFFCPTGQCPMLKKADYFLGVAILNSFLNPIIYTLTSKDMRRAILRLLCQSCLMTKDGQVKKIGMPFIECSFSKTEVPSQKLDHGLDTTISSGNAVTSPSTIKSLYPKLFKS